A region of the Vidua chalybeata isolate OUT-0048 chromosome 7, bVidCha1 merged haplotype, whole genome shotgun sequence genome:
AAGAAATCTAACAGATTAGGTTAACTATTGGCACTTCAGAGTAGGAAACAAAAGCGTCTCCTTTCTTTCTAAATATCTGGCCGTGGGATTCCCACCACCTCCAAATACTTGAATTAGGGGCATAAAAGTCACTGCCTCTCTAAGCAAGACAAGGTCTGTAAAGCACAGTATGTCAGCCACCTTCTAGACTGTTCTCCTGTGTTCATCTGCTTTTACTATAAAAGCTAGTACTCACCAAGGTACggctcctctcttcctcctaggaaataatttcagcatgCGGTGGAGATCTGAGCTGTGCTCTCCCATGGTTGGAACTGCAGACCGTGAACTTCAGCTATAACTCAATCACTGCCTTGGATGACTCACTGGTGAGTGGGGCATCCTTCCTGCATGGctgcagagaagagaggagatgATCACAGCCAAGAGCCAGGCCTTCTGTTACTGCTGCTGCTACGTCTGGGTGGGAGGAAGCGGGCAGTGATAATTTTGCTGgcctctcccagcaggagaGGCTTTTCACGCTGTAACAGAGACAGTTGTAGGATCTGATCTAGTATCTTTTTGTCTCTCAGCAATTACTAAATGCTCTGAGGATCTTGGATTTGAGTCACAACAAGATCCAGGATTGTGAGCACTATTTAACGGTGAGTATTTTGGGCTGACCGGCAGTTGCCTCCTGTGCAGAGGATGCTGCTAAAATTCTGTAATCACTGACATCACGTTCCTACTAGGTGAGGTATAATAAAAGAAATCACTGATGTGGTGTGGCTTAGAATTAGCACTTACTGCCAGAAAACCGTTGTCCTGTATGTGCAGTCCGAGCGCCACTGAGGCAGAGAAGGCAGTGTTCCTCACCTCTAAGACAGAGAGTTAGCTCTAGTTGTCACTTGGCAGTCCAGCATGGCTGAGTGGTAAATGCACTGATACACACACTGTACTCTGTGTGTACAGCCCCTCACAGGGTGGACACTCCACTGTGGCCAAGACTTTGCTGTAATCTGTGCAGCAGGCGAGAATTATGTAGCCAGGCATGGGGCTGTAGAAGCTTACTGTTCAGTTTGTTCAAACTGCAGGTAGCATTTACTTCCTGCTCTCAGAAATCAGTCAGTTACTCTAGAAAAAGAATAGTCCATCACAATGGCATGTGTGTTTCTGGGAAACAGCAGTGAAATCCATGCTTTGCTGGGCTCAATCTGCTTCTGTGAAGGAAGGCTATGAAACAGCTTTTCATGGAGTTGGTGGGGCTCACAATGTATCATTCCGCATCATCTTTAAAAGGGTTGTAAGTAAACCCTTATGAAAGGGTTTATTTTGGTAGTTCACTCCTTTtgctggcacaggatgcccagtCCTTTCCTATGCTCCATCAAAGTTGGCGAGGAAAGAGGAAGGTGCTCCTGGCAAATTCTGTAAAGCAGTCAGATGATGCTGAGTGCCCCTAAACAAACCACTCCCAATGTGAACATCGAACTCTTCCTGCAGAAACAGTCTAAAGAAGCTCACTTGTTGGTTGACCTTCTTGGGATGAAAAAAATGGTAGAAGCTAGTGCCCTGCCTTGAGTTCAGGGCCAGGCTTTGAGATAAGGTCCCAACTGATCCAATGCTGCTCTTCTCTCTGAACAGACCCTTACAGAGCTAGAATACCTCAATCTGGCGTACAACTTCCTGTCCAAGGTGCCAAGCCTTGGCATCTTCAGCCGATCCAAGCTGGTGACTCTGATCCTGCGCAACAATGAGCTGGACAGCATTAATGGTGAGCCCACAAGAGAGAAGCATTTCTGAGTTTGAAGCCTTCCTGTCGTCCTTGAGAACAAACAGAATTTGAAATCTTGGGCACAAGTATCTTTACtagggtttggttttggggaaGGTTCCTAAGTTATGTTGTCTGGCATGCTGGTGGCTTCTTGATTTGTTCACAGGGGTGGAACAGCTTGTGAATCTGCAGCACCTGGATGTGGCCTATAACCTGCTGCTGGAACATGCCCAGCTGGCACCATTGTCCACTCTgcactatttaaaaaaagtaagCATAAAGCCTGATGGGTTGGTAAATTAGGGATTTCATGGTCAGGATGTGCAAGATGGAGACTTTGTGGTAACCAGAGAGTTTTGAAAGATAAGTTCAACTCTtgagcatttaattttattgcagGAAACTGATGGGGGAACCTTAGACAGCTGTGTTTCAGCCTTCATTTTTAGTGACCCTTCCTAAGCTAAACTTTTTTCCTATATTCATCCCCACTTCCTTGCTCATCCTTTCTGATTTTAACATTGTCAAGTTCAGTAAAGATCCTCCCATAATGCTGTTGTGGATTTGTGTGTTCAGAGAAGTCTGAAGGAGCATGGCAGTCACTATAGTGCTTGTGAAGGaagatcatagaatcagagagtGGTTTCAATTGGTAGGGACCTCAAAgatctagttccaaccctcctgccctgggcagggacacacttcccactagaccaggttactcaaagctgcatccagtctggccttgaacacctccagggatgggacatctgCACCTTCTCTGGGCCTGCAAAGGACTGTTCTTTCAACACTTCTCAGAGTCAGTACTGAAAAAGCTCATAATGATTTAGGTCATGAATAGGAGGTACTTTAATCTGCTTCTCTATTTGCTGAGCTAATttcaagaagcattttaaaagcctAGTCCTCTCCTGGCTTGGTAACTGTTCCACTACAAGGATATTTCttgaagcagagagaaagacTGGAGCCTGCAGGTAGGATAGACTTGGGTAGAGACTATTGCTTCTAGTAACAACTTGTCTGTTTCCCTCACCCAGCTGCATTTGGAGGGAAACCCAATATGGTTCCATCAAAATCACCGATCTGCAGCCCTTGTCCATGTGTCTCCCAGGGCCGCCTTCTCCAATGTGAGTATTAGCCACCTGCCTTCTGCCCCTGCTGTTGAAGGCATAGGGTGTTCTAACACTCAGGGCAAATGAGGGAGAGGAAACTTGCAGATTTATTCCAGCTATGTtatggttgcttttttttttttttttctttacctgcaGTAGAGTAGTTTAACCTTAAATTTTTACGTGATGTACTAGCCAGCACAGAGTTGAATACTGATCTCAGGTTTGCAACACCTCAAAACTATTTCAGTTTTGCTCAGAACTTTACTCTGTTCATGCTAGATAGTAATAATGTAGCTGGACTGTGCAAAGAAGGAGCTCAGAGTCTTTGCCCACCTTACCAAAGTATGTATTACTTTGGCAGCCACAGCTACCTCTGTGTCTCCTTCACTCTGCTCTCAGTCAGGTGTCATTACTGTTCCCTTACAGTCCAGTGCTTAGGTCAGTTCTTGGTAATCTGATTTCAAATAAAGAAGCCAGCAAAGCCAGTGTTCTGGCAATTTAGCAAAACAAACTTACTTGCTAAGGGTCAAAGGTGTTCCAGAGCTGGTCTGGCCTTCATATTAGTGGCAAGTGGCTGGATTCATTGTCTTCAAACTGCATCTTGGAAAAAGCTTCACTGAGCTCAAATTACTGGAAGCTATGTGGAGTCAGGCTAGAAGTAGGATACAGGCTTTGAGGTGAAAGTGAGTACCTTTCAAAACAATTCGAGTTGTTGTAGAATAATCCATTGTATCGCTTCCGCAAACTGTCTTGGATATGTTTCTGGAAGTTATGAAATCTGTAAACAGGAAAACTACAACGGTCCCTTCTGGCCTGATATACTATTGTAGGTAGCTACAGCTAAAGGAATGGTGGATAGGCAGGAACAGGGTTGTTTCCTTGCAGTCTTTTGCCAGGGATCCCAACCCTAGGGTGGCTTGAAGGGAAGTAGGAGTCAGCAGAAGTTGTCCTGAGTATGTGCCAGCCAAATGGAATCTGACTGCAAATGGGTCTCTAATTACAGTTCTTCTTGGACGGGGAGCCACTCTCTTCCTCAGACCTAATGGTAAGTATAATTGTTAAAAACTGATCTTGCTGGCTTTGGGACTGGGAACTCTGACAGGTTTTTGCGTTGTCGTGTGTCCTATTAAATCTTTATGGGCTACCTTGACTTTGACACAGATCGTTTTGTCTCAGTTCATGCTGATTCCTAATAATTGTTGGAACTGGCCAGTGTAATTTATTCTGGCTTTTGTAGCCTTGCAGGATTTGGAGACTTGCCTGTTTCCTTTTCAGGTACTGTATGGTACTTGACACTTGCTCTACATGTCAGCAAAATAGTTATCAGTTTTTAAGAAAGGCAGAGAATGAGGTAAATGAGAGTGGTTGTGATAAACAATCCAGTCAATCAGGCAGGATCTGTTGTCAGTGTTTTGACTGAGATGGTGAAAGcttggggtgaggagcaggaaagcTGTCAGCCTGAGTTGTGGCTTGGTTACCTTATCTGTCCTTTGCACTCAGCTGGAAATACtctatttttcttgctttagcACCTTCCAAGACTTGTGCAAAGTGTGTCCCAGTCCATCCACACTTCTACCTCAGAGAAGACTGCACTGGACCGCAGTGCACTGGagagctcctgtgctgcagacTTCAGCGACAGTCAGTCCCCATCAGAGAATGTGGCCATCAGGGTCCCTCGAAAGAAAAGCAAGGTCTGGGACTGACATATGGCCATGTAGCTGGCATGTTGGGTGAAGGGGCTGCCTTGACATGAAAGCCTCCTGCAGTGAGATGTGGTCTGGTACTGACTGCATGGTTAGTGAGCCTCTACACTGCTGTGTTAGGAAGGgactttaaaattaatcttcatATACCCTCACAAGTGTTTCAGGGTGTGTCCCTACACTGTAACAGCTATAAGCCCTTCAGCTTGGCAGAGCACTTCACCAGGTgctgttttcattgttttaattcCTCACAActacttttttcctgtttttttccagggaaaagtcAAAGTGCGCAGAGCAAGTATTTCGGAGCCAAGTGACACAGAACACGAGCCGCAGGCATTACCCCTCTCTGCTGGTGAGGCTTGTCGTCTTCCTTAATAACATTGCAGCTAAACTGCCCACAGTAAGAGTGCTCTGGCCTGGTGACTACCTTCATACTTCCCCAGTTTTCTCTTTGCAGGTCTGGTCCTAGAGCATCAGAAGGAGATGAAGCGCTTGGCCAGCTTCAGAGATCGCTTTGGTGCTGACTGGCTGCAGTACAAGAGACACCTGGAGGAGCATGACCAAGTGCCCATCATGTCCCGCAGCCATTCTGCAGATGAGATCACAGGCAGACCTGCTGCAATGGACTTGCAGAGTGAGAGCTCTGACCCAGAGCAAGGAAAGCCCCAAGTATTACCGCAGGAAGAAAGATCTTCTCCTCCTTTGGACGACACTGCAAAGGAGGAAGAGCCTGAAGTACAGCTGGATGAGCCTATGGAAGGAGaacagagaggagaagaggaggcagATGAGCTAATGcttggagaagaagaagaggagaaggtAGAAGGTAAACAGGTCCTTTTAGTGCTGTTTTTAAGGGCTTGGATGACAACAAAATAGATTAATCAAATGTGATTTGTCTCTGAAGCTGTATCATGATGCCCAGTATTGTGGGAATACTAAGGACTTGGGTCTAGCAGGACTGAAGGCCTGCTGCCTGTACTGACCTGTATTGTGTCTTGTTTGGCAGTGGACCTGTGCCAGCCAGTGCTGGTGAGCCAAATAGAAGGTGAAGGGGACCCAGAGCCAGACTGGATCTTCCTGCGAGTCACAGCTAAGCATGTGATTGAGGTGGAACTGAAGGCTGCCAGAGTTCTTCACAAGCTGGAGCTGAAATGCCTGAAGAATGTGGAGACCTCTGAATTGACCTGGAAAAGGATGGTGAGTTACACTTTTCTGTGAGCCTTTATCATCTTACTCCCTGTGTATGGCAGTATTCTGGATTTGGGCTTCCGTTGAGAATCCTGCAGGTGTTTTCCTAGCTCCTGCAAAGCCTGATTGAGCATTCCTTCAACCCAATGCATGTGTAGCTAATGACATATGTATTGCTTAGACTACCTATGATAATGCAGCAGAAGCCAGCATTAAATCTCTTCAAAAGATGGAATTTAAAGGCAATGACTGGACTTGTTTTGGTGTGGAGGAATGAGAGACTTCTCAAGAGAAACTTAAATGAAATGGAGATCTCCTTCCTCCATTCCTTGCTGGGATATCACCCTGGCCTCGGAGGACTCTTTGTGGATTGCATTGTTTctagagcagcacagagcctaGTGTGATGTTTAAAAGGCTCCTGGCAGCTCAGTGGGCAGTTTGCTATCTGCTCTAGGTACACACTTTAGCATTACCAGCCCTATTTGGCTTTTGTGGTTCTTTAGAAAGGGAGTTTGGAAATCCCCTTTTCCTTGTGGTAAGATTTTAACATTCAGTCTGTATACAGACATATTCACAGGTTTCTctaattctgttttctctaaAAGCTCCAACTCATTTTTAAACCCTGCCCTTGTGCCTCTTTGAATGTTTGTGGTTTGATATTCTTCTGAAATACCTTCAtgaaaaaggtattttgtttGAAATGCTTTGTTCTAGGCCTTGAGAGTTACTGTTTTAAGTTTCAAGCGCTTATGCAATTTTTCAAGCACTCAGTGCAAGTCTTGTCAGCACTTACTAGCTtcatatttgtttatttttttctgcccatTTTACCAGACTCCCAGATGCTATCAGCTGTGGAGGGATGATTAGGATACACTAAATTAAGTGCTTGTATGGCCATGTTTCAGCTGTTTGCAAGCAAATGTAGTCTGTGAAAGCTTCTCCCTCATCCTAGAAAGGTGTTTTCTGTCTCCTGCAGGACCTGGAGCGAGTTTTCCCTGTCCTCACGTTGCACTTCAGCTACATTCGCAAGGACCGGCAGAAGCGCAGATATGTGGTGCTTGACGACTGCCCGGAGCAGTGTCTGCAGGTGGGGGAGGCTTGGGGAGGGGGAAGTGTTACTGCAAGACACTGAATTCTTCCAGCAGCATAGGGCTGCTGTTCTCAGAGTATGTGAGCACCTGCTGCCCGTGTCTGGCTTGTTGGGATTTCTTCTTTGCACAGATGACTTGTGGAGGGCCCTGTGAGCATGGCCATGGGCAGTGGAGCTCCTGTAGCATAAACATTGCTGTCAAGGAGAGAGTCTTGCAATTTTCTCCCTCTTGGTCTGAAAAGTTTGTAGTCAAGCTAGTGATCATTACTTGTGCACATGCAGTGTCATGTTTTGTGGGTGCTGAGTGATGTGCTGGCCTGTGCTTGGTCCTCTGGACAGTGAATGTCAGTGCTATGTCCACACAGCTGCTGTAGGGACTCTGGCCTCTAATTCATTAATTTCTCTCAAGATACCATTTAAGTACATTTAAACAAGTTGTTAGACACAAGACACAAATAGATGGGACCTTTGAGATCAGAGTTCTAGAGGGAGCCTGTCAGTATGTAACTCTCAGGCACAGACCTGCAAAAACCAGTTGTCTTGGTCTACTGCAGTGAAGCTCCATGCCCCTGGCAAGTTTTGCACAACTGGGAAATGTTCTTCCCCTTACACTCTGAAATGCTATAGTGAGGCATGTGAAAAGACTTGCTGGTGTCAGAAGCTTGATTTTTATTAGGACAATCATAGCTACCTGATAGCAtccttttccctgtgctgctaTTTATAGTGTATCCTCAAAGTGTTGTCCCCAGCTGTTGAGGAGAATCGGCAAAATCAGGACCAAGAGAAGGGATGCATGAAGCTCCAGTGCCTGAAATGCAAGCAGGAGTTTTCACAGTCCCTGCCCCCCTGGCATCAAGGTTCCTATTCTTCAGAGCTTGGAGACACCAAAATCCTGGAGACTCTAGTTGCCTCAGATCAAGGTAGGCTGTAGTGCCCAGAAGAAGGATGTTTGCTAATTAATGCCCAGGCAGACTTCTAGAGTGGTAGCTGTGGTGCAGAGCATGGAATGTATAGGAGATGTGTTGTCTGTACTGGAATTTAAAACCTATTGTGGGATGAACTCTCACTTGGCCTACTTGGACTGGGAAAAGCCTGCCTTGTTTCCTGGCAGGAAAAAACCACTGGATTAAGGTTAAGCAAACAGCACTCCTGTTCTGGGTAGCCTAGGGGAACACAAAGGTGCTGGAAACTGAAGTCTGGGAGAGGACTTAAAGGTGATGTAGTCAGTTCTGCCGCAGAGACTTTATTTGTTCTAAAGAGCTT
Encoded here:
- the STK11IP gene encoding serine/threonine-protein kinase 11-interacting protein isoform X3, with the translated sequence MAAAETLVRGLARLLQDAGDLVLDGSSTLTLLTSTLQHLTQVFEQHLGFRNQNRGFVALPSHPAETAAILQAQFLFDVLQKTHSLKLVHVPNCVLQSAVKIFPFKSLRHLELRSVPPHCLRGLRFVYSQLESLTCCKCISTLEEIISACGGDLSCALPWLELQTVNFSYNSITALDDSLQLLNALRILDLSHNKIQDCEHYLTTLTELEYLNLAYNFLSKVPSLGIFSRSKLVTLILRNNELDSINGVEQLVNLQHLDVAYNLLLEHAQLAPLSTLHYLKKLHLEGNPIWFHQNHRSAALVHVSPRAAFSNFFLDGEPLSSSDLMHLPRLVQSVSQSIHTSTSEKTALDRSALESSCAADFSDSQSPSENVAIRVPRKKSKGKVKVRRASISEPSDTEHEPQALPLSAGLVLEHQKEMKRLASFRDRFGADWLQYKRHLEEHDQVPIMSRSHSADEITGRPAAMDLQSESSDPEQGKPQVLPQEERSSPPLDDTAKEEEPEVQLDEPMEGEQRGEEEADELMLGEEEEEKVEVDLCQPVLVSQIEGEGDPEPDWIFLRVTAKHVIEVELKAARVLHKLELKCLKNVETSELTWKRMDLERVFPVLTLHFSYIRKDRQKRRYVVLDDCPEQCLQCILKVLSPAVEENRQNQDQEKGCMKLQCLKCKQEFSQSLPPWHQGSYSSELGDTKILETLVASDQGPAAAGEPIACPTCSSDHVVILPSEECSSTPLPPGADSTSEDLSDSVLEGGSQPEGPEETSVLASESRKFYIGGEDSSEIDTSNSTRSPEPSAEPDSTLHPTCHGSEGSCGKEQGVKSQYLSLSHTDTNGGSLMGSYHYSVSRGPTPSPLSLNSESEETWNLSPSVNSVLNTRDFRSVDHRLRLYLDMEVFEENAEEFQCFLKVVMVKFGRPEEFLSVLVASDLKIYVLEVTGAIRGQPADWLKKNDSHYLSDISHLEVGLCHQTLRMEFENPKTSYNLLIRNQSCCDQFLQTLTGLCWTPRPQILQLQMALVSSTCWHT